The Bacillus sp. Bos-x628 genome segment CTTTCAGATGAGCGGCGAGACGTATGGCCGCCTGATCATTTTGATGATAATGCAACATGAGATGGTGGCCTTCTTGAGCAAGCCTTTTTGCTGTCGCTTGCCCAATTCCACCACTGGCACCAGTTATAAGCGCCCAACTGCTCATAGAACGTTCCTACTTTCTTTATGAATTGCCTTACTCTTTTCGTTTAAATGGGAACCAGTTTGCTGATCCGAACATTCGCACCATAACAGGTACGAACAATGGTAGCACAATGAGTGCATACAGTAAAAGTCCCGTTAACACAAGTGTTGCAATTTGTAAAAGAGATAACACACCTGACGGCAACATAGCCGCAAATGTACCTGCTAAAATGACAGCAGCTGATATGATCACAGAACCCATATTCTTCATGGATTCGGTCATCGCCAGTTGTGTATCTTTTGTTTTGTATTCGTTAAACCGCTCCATTAAGAAGATCGAATAGTCAACACCAAGAGCCATCAGAATGACAAAGCCGAAGAATGGGACAGCCCAGTTGATGCCTGGATATCCAAAGAAGTGAGTGAAAATAAACTCGGTCACACCTATCGCTGTAAAGTAAGTCAAAATAAGAGATGCGACCAAATAAAGCGGCATCACAAGAGAACGGAACAGCATCACCAATATGAGAAATATGCCGATCATCATATAAAGTACCGTTTTATTAAAGTCTTGATTTGACAACTGTTTTAAATCAGCATTCATACTTGAAACACCCGCAACACCAAAAGATGCATCTTTTAAATTTGTTTCAGGGAGCACACGCTCGACTGAAGCTTCTACTTGTTTAATCGTCGTCATGGCGTCATTGCCATATGGATTTTTTTCTAAAATGACATCAATCTTTGTCATCTTTCGATCATCAGACATGTATGAATCAAATACTTGCTTGAATGCTTTATTTTTCAGTATTTTTTTCGGAATAAACCAGCCGGCCATGTCTTGATCTGGTGCATTGTTCAATTCATCTAAGTAGTCGCCAGCACCCATTAAACCGCTTGAAACCTTCTCAAGTCCTTCTACACTTGCATTGAGACCATCAGTCAATTTGATGAGATCTTCACCAAAACCTGCAATCTTTTCTTTCATTTGTTTTTGACCTTCTACGATTTTACCTGCACCATTTTCAAGCTGTGGTAAACTGTTTGCCAACTGCTCTTGTCCTTTAGCGGTTTGATCAAGCCCATTTTCAATTTTGTCTAAACCTGCAATGAGCTGATTAATTTTATTCGTAAAGACTTTTTGCTGCTCTGATGCTTTTGCGATAAAGGCATCAGCAGTTTCAAGCTGTTTTTTCGCTTCTTTTGCTTGTTTTGCGTAACTGTCTGCCTGTTTGGACCCTTCTTGTAAGATAGTAGATAGTTCCTTGTATGAAGATTTGATGGTTTGATACGATTGATTCTCTTTTACCTGTGGAATTTGCTCTTCGAGTGTACTGAATTGTTTATTTGCTTGACTGATCAGTGCTTTCACATCATTTGCTACAGATGATGCGGTGTCTACCTGCGATAATACCGCCTTTAATTCCTTGGAAATGCTCCTATAAAGAGTGACTTGCTGATTCACTTGAGCAACTTGAGCGGTTAATTCTTTTTTAGCGTCCTTTATTTCCTCTTTAATCGTTGCTACACCTTGTTTGTTTTGGTCGATTCCGTCTTTTAGTTTTCTTAACGTTTTTTCGACATGTTGAATGCCAGTTTGCACGGATTTTGTACCAGAAATTAATTGATTAATGCCTTTTCCTGATGATTTGATTTGTGGTGTTTGGTCTTCAATGGATTTACTCGCCTTCGCAAGGCCGTCTTTGATTTTTTTCAATCCTTCATTGCTGGACTCAAGTCCGTTATTCAATTGTTTGGCTTGTGACTTCACGTACAGATCACTCAGCCCTTTACCGACTGGACGTGTCGCACTTCTGACTTTACTCACGCCATCTGTTTGTTCAATGGCACGGCTTAATTTTTCAACTGCGATCAGCCCTTCGTTATTGTCAAGGAGATTAGATGATTTCACAACAACAGTTGCTGGGAGCGCTTCACCTGGTCCAAATTTGTCAGAAATCGTATTGAATGCATTGACAGATTCATACTTATTACCGATTTCATCCAAGCTGTTATAGGAAAGTGTTCCTTTATACATGAGAATAGGAGGAAGTGTCATCATCCCGACAATTAATAAGCTGAAAAGTGGTTTCTTGAAGGAGAAACGACCTGCTGTTTCCCACATTTTTGATTGTGGATGGGCAATATCACCTTTAATCGGCCAAAATAAAACTTTTCCTAAAACGGCCATAAAGAATGGAACGACGGTGAGCAGTGCCACAATTAGCACAGCGACACCAACTGCGACCGCGACAGCTGATTTATAAAGCTGAAATTGTGCTAGACCAATACATGTAAAACCGATAAGAACAGCAATTCCGCTAAACAAGACCGTCTTCCCTGCTGTTTGATACGTGATAAGGATGGCCTCAATTTTGTCTTTCCCATGCGCTATCTCTTCTTTAAATCGGCTTAAGAGTAAGATGCAGTAGTCAGTTCCAATCCCAAACATGATGGCAACCATAAAGATTTGGGTAAAAGTAGAGAGCGGAAAGTCTGCATATTTGACTAAGTAAGCGACAATCGATTGACTGACCAGATAAGAAAGTGCCACTGTCACTAAAGGAACAAGAGGCGCTACTGCTGATCTGAAGACGAGCACAAGTACGACTAAAATAAATCCAATTGTAATGAATTCAGTCTTTTTCAAACCTTCTTGAGAGCTTGTGATGACATCATCATCAATTAACGGCTGTCCTGTCATTTCATACTTCAGATTCAGGCTCTTTAGCTTTTTGTTCACTTTCTCTTTAAAATCAGATGCCTTTATCTTGTTTGAATCATATGTAACAGGAACAAGCAAGGTCGATTGGTCTTTTGAGAGTAGCTGCTTTTTGATATCTTTGTTTGCTTCAAAATAAGAAGTGATGTCTTCTACGTGGAGGTCTGCATCTTTTTCTAACATCTGCAATGCCTTTTTTAAAGAAGGCTCTCTTTCTGTGACAAGATTCTTCTCTTGAAAAACAATCACGAGTGACTTTTCGGTATCTCCGTTTTCAGACATTTTCTTTATTAATTGATTCGCATATGAGGACGGATAACCATCAGGTACGGAAATTTGCCCTTTTTCTTTTGTTAATTGCGCCATATGAGGAGCGGTGATCAATAATACTGCCGCTAATGCGCCCCAAAGGACCGTGATAAGCCATCTACCCTTTATGATTGCTCTCATTAGTGCCTTGTGCCTCCTCTTCGATGATAATCTGATAAAGCTTTTCATATGTTTGGATAAACAATTCTATTTCCTTTTCTTCAAACTTTTCAAAATAAGAACGAACAAGATCTTGAAGCTGCTTCTCCATTCTTCCCACGACATCTTTCCCCTCTGTGGTCACATATAAGTGAACATTTCTTCTATCGACTTGATCGTGCTGACGAATGATATAGTTTTTATTAAAAAGACGATTTGTCATGGATGTCACAGCACTTTTATTGACATTACATTCAGCGGCCAATTCTGTTGATGTGCACCCAGGATGTAAGTTGATGTAACGAAGCGAGAAATATTGATCGAGTGTAAGTTCTTTATCAAGCTTTTCGGTGATCAAGCTTGATACTTTTCTCTCCATCATGAGATATACATCTGCATATCTTTGAATAAGCTGTGCAATTTTTTGTTGTTCCATATGCTGCCCCTTTTAGTTTAAGTGTTGAACTATTAAAGAGTTTAACTAATAAGTAAAACAGTGTCAATCATCATCTTCAAAAAGTTCAACTGCTTTAGTTTGTCACAATGAACACAAAAAAGACAAACCCTATTTACGCGAGTTTGTCTTTCTATGAATTAACGTGTTTTGGGGACGACTTTGAATACTGACATTCGTTTTTCATCAATTTCTTCATCTAATATCTGCTGAATATCTTGTAAATTCAATTGCTCTAATACTGGAACGACATCGAATAAACTCATCTCTAGAAACGCATATCTTGTGAATTGATTTGCAATGTATTCTGGAGAGTTCATGGCTTTTAAAAAGCTGCCAATTTTTTTCTTGCGGGCGAGCTCAATCTTATCTTCTGTGATGAGGCTCTTTGCTTGAAGAAGAGTTTGTTTCAATTCAGCTGCGAGCTGATCGGGATCGTTTGTATCTCCGCCAACTGAAGTAAAACCAAATCCGCCTTCTTCCGTATAGTCGTAACTGAATGTCTCATCAATCAAGCCTTTTTCATACATCCGCTCATATTGCAGCGAACTTTTGCCAAATAACGTCTCTAAGATGATATTCATTCCAAGCTCATGCTTTAAAAGCTGTTTGCCTTTTTTATGTGGATTCTTTGTTTTTAAACCAAACATACACTTAGAACCTTGAACGTTCATTTTGAGCTCATATTCTTGACGATATACATTCTCAGGTTCATTGATTTCTTTCCGCTTAATATCAGGCTGGTCTGTAAAAGGTTTTTTCGCTTGATTCGCTCTTACTTGATCTAATATTTGCTTAGGATCAACAGGACCGACAACGAAAAGTAGCATATTGCTCGGATGATAGAACGTTTCATAACATTCATACAAATGATCCTTTGTGATGGGTGCAATGCTTTCTACTGTTCCAGCAATGTCGATTCTGACTGGATGCTCTTGATATAAATTTTCAATGAGCCCAAAAAATAAGCGCCAGTCTGGGTTATCGTCATACATGTTGATTTCCTGACCGATGATTCCTTTTTCTTTTTCAACCGTTTTTTCGGTAAAATAGGGGTCTTGAACAAAGTCAATGAGCGTCTCAAGGTTTTGCTTGACATTTGTGGTACTTGAGAATAAGTAGGTCGTTCTCGTAAACGTTGTAAAAGCATTTGCAGATGCACCTTGTTTACTAAAAGTATGGAATACATCGCCATCTTCTTTTTCAAACAGCTTATGCTCTAAAAAATGGGCAATGCCATCTGGAACACGTATCATCTTCTCCTGACCAAGTGGCACAAATTCGTTATCGACTGAGCCATATTTGGTTGTAAAGCTTGCATATGTTTTGTTAAACCCATGCTTTGGCAGCACGTAAACGTCTAATCCATTGTCCATTTTTTCGTGATACATCGTTTCTTGTAGCTGATCGAATTGAATTGTTTTCACCGTCATGAAG includes the following:
- a CDS encoding MMPL family transporter, producing the protein MRAIIKGRWLITVLWGALAAVLLITAPHMAQLTKEKGQISVPDGYPSSYANQLIKKMSENGDTEKSLVIVFQEKNLVTEREPSLKKALQMLEKDADLHVEDITSYFEANKDIKKQLLSKDQSTLLVPVTYDSNKIKASDFKEKVNKKLKSLNLKYEMTGQPLIDDDVITSSQEGLKKTEFITIGFILVVLVLVFRSAVAPLVPLVTVALSYLVSQSIVAYLVKYADFPLSTFTQIFMVAIMFGIGTDYCILLLSRFKEEIAHGKDKIEAILITYQTAGKTVLFSGIAVLIGFTCIGLAQFQLYKSAVAVAVGVAVLIVALLTVVPFFMAVLGKVLFWPIKGDIAHPQSKMWETAGRFSFKKPLFSLLIVGMMTLPPILMYKGTLSYNSLDEIGNKYESVNAFNTISDKFGPGEALPATVVVKSSNLLDNNEGLIAVEKLSRAIEQTDGVSKVRSATRPVGKGLSDLYVKSQAKQLNNGLESSNEGLKKIKDGLAKASKSIEDQTPQIKSSGKGINQLISGTKSVQTGIQHVEKTLRKLKDGIDQNKQGVATIKEEIKDAKKELTAQVAQVNQQVTLYRSISKELKAVLSQVDTASSVANDVKALISQANKQFSTLEEQIPQVKENQSYQTIKSSYKELSTILQEGSKQADSYAKQAKEAKKQLETADAFIAKASEQQKVFTNKINQLIAGLDKIENGLDQTAKGQEQLANSLPQLENGAGKIVEGQKQMKEKIAGFGEDLIKLTDGLNASVEGLEKVSSGLMGAGDYLDELNNAPDQDMAGWFIPKKILKNKAFKQVFDSYMSDDRKMTKIDVILEKNPYGNDAMTTIKQVEASVERVLPETNLKDASFGVAGVSSMNADLKQLSNQDFNKTVLYMMIGIFLILVMLFRSLVMPLYLVASLILTYFTAIGVTEFIFTHFFGYPGINWAVPFFGFVILMALGVDYSIFLMERFNEYKTKDTQLAMTESMKNMGSVIISAAVILAGTFAAMLPSGVLSLLQIATLVLTGLLLYALIVLPLFVPVMVRMFGSANWFPFKRKE
- a CDS encoding MarR family transcriptional regulator — protein: MEQQKIAQLIQRYADVYLMMERKVSSLITEKLDKELTLDQYFSLRYINLHPGCTSTELAAECNVNKSAVTSMTNRLFNKNYIIRQHDQVDRRNVHLYVTTEGKDVVGRMEKQLQDLVRSYFEKFEEKEIELFIQTYEKLYQIIIEEEAQGTNESNHKG
- a CDS encoding pitrilysin family protein; its protein translation is MTVKTIQFDQLQETMYHEKMDNGLDVYVLPKHGFNKTYASFTTKYGSVDNEFVPLGQEKMIRVPDGIAHFLEHKLFEKEDGDVFHTFSKQGASANAFTTFTRTTYLFSSTTNVKQNLETLIDFVQDPYFTEKTVEKEKGIIGQEINMYDDNPDWRLFFGLIENLYQEHPVRIDIAGTVESIAPITKDHLYECYETFYHPSNMLLFVVGPVDPKQILDQVRANQAKKPFTDQPDIKRKEINEPENVYRQEYELKMNVQGSKCMFGLKTKNPHKKGKQLLKHELGMNIILETLFGKSSLQYERMYEKGLIDETFSYDYTEEGGFGFTSVGGDTNDPDQLAAELKQTLLQAKSLITEDKIELARKKKIGSFLKAMNSPEYIANQFTRYAFLEMSLFDVVPVLEQLNLQDIQQILDEEIDEKRMSVFKVVPKTR